One window of Camelina sativa cultivar DH55 chromosome 4, Cs, whole genome shotgun sequence genomic DNA carries:
- the LOC104782393 gene encoding caffeoylshikimate esterase isoform X2, producing the protein MASQTDDTVYEESFIKNSRGMKLFTCKWVPAKQEPKALVFICHGYAMECSITMNSTARRLVKAGFAVYGIDYEGHGKSDGLSAYVPNFDQLVDDVSTHYTSICEREENKGKKRFLLGESMGGAVLLLLHRKKPEFWDGAILAAPMCKIAEDMKPNPLVISILSKLSGVIPSWKIIPGQDIIEIAFKQPEIRKQVRENRYCYKGRPRLKTAYELLRVSTDLEKRLNEVSLPFIVLHGEDDKVTDKAVSGELYEVASSWDKTLKLYPGMWHGLLYGETPENIDLVFADIIGWLDKRASDGKGGSESERKRRTGGISLKG; encoded by the exons ATG GCGAGTCAAACCGATGACACCGTGTACGAAGAG AGTTTTATCAAGAATTCTCGAGGAATGAAATTGTTCACGTGCAAATGGGTACCAGCAAAGCAAGAACCTAAGGCTTTAGTCTTTATCTGCCATGGATATGCAATGGAATGTAGCATCACCATGAACA GTACTGCGAGGAGACTTGTGAAAGCAGGTTTTGCGGTTTATGGTATAGACTATGAAGGTCATGGCAAATCTGATGGGCTTAGTGCCTACGTCCCAAACTTTGACCAACTTGTTGATGATGTCTCAACTCACTACACAAGCATTTGCG agagagaagagaacaaagGGAAGAAGAGGTTCTTGTTAGGAGAATCAATGGGTGGAGCAGTGCTTTTGTTGTTACACAGAAAGAAGCCTGAGTTTTGGGATGGGGCCatcttggctgctccaatgtGTAAG ATTGCTGAAGACATGAAACCAAATCCTTTGGTAATTTCGATATTGTCCAAACTGAGCGGAGTGATACCCTCGTGGAAGATCATCCCTGGTCAAGATATTATCGAGATTGCTTTTAAGCAGCCAGAAATTCGAAAGCAGGTTAGAGAGAATCGTTACTGTTACAAAGGACGTCCACGTTTGAAGACTGCTTATGAGCTACTGAGGGTCAGCACCGACCTCGAGAAGAGATTGAACGAg GTCTCTTTACCGTTTATAGTCTTGCACGGAGAAGACGATAAAGTCACAGACAAAGCGGTGAGTGGAGAGCTGTATGAGGTTGCGTCTAGTTGGGACAAGACTCTTAAGCTGTACCCTGGGATGTGGCACGGCTTACTCTATGGAGAGACACCAGAGAATATCGATCTTGTGTTTGCTGACATCATTGGTTGGTTGGACAAAAGAGCCTCTGATGGAAAGGGCGGGTCTGAATCTGAGAGGAAACGTAGAACTGGTGGTATCTCTTTGAAAGGGTAG
- the LOC104782393 gene encoding caffeoylshikimate esterase isoform X1, translated as MQASQTDDTVYEESFIKNSRGMKLFTCKWVPAKQEPKALVFICHGYAMECSITMNSTARRLVKAGFAVYGIDYEGHGKSDGLSAYVPNFDQLVDDVSTHYTSICEREENKGKKRFLLGESMGGAVLLLLHRKKPEFWDGAILAAPMCKIAEDMKPNPLVISILSKLSGVIPSWKIIPGQDIIEIAFKQPEIRKQVRENRYCYKGRPRLKTAYELLRVSTDLEKRLNEVSLPFIVLHGEDDKVTDKAVSGELYEVASSWDKTLKLYPGMWHGLLYGETPENIDLVFADIIGWLDKRASDGKGGSESERKRRTGGISLKG; from the exons atgcAGGCGAGTCAAACCGATGACACCGTGTACGAAGAG AGTTTTATCAAGAATTCTCGAGGAATGAAATTGTTCACGTGCAAATGGGTACCAGCAAAGCAAGAACCTAAGGCTTTAGTCTTTATCTGCCATGGATATGCAATGGAATGTAGCATCACCATGAACA GTACTGCGAGGAGACTTGTGAAAGCAGGTTTTGCGGTTTATGGTATAGACTATGAAGGTCATGGCAAATCTGATGGGCTTAGTGCCTACGTCCCAAACTTTGACCAACTTGTTGATGATGTCTCAACTCACTACACAAGCATTTGCG agagagaagagaacaaagGGAAGAAGAGGTTCTTGTTAGGAGAATCAATGGGTGGAGCAGTGCTTTTGTTGTTACACAGAAAGAAGCCTGAGTTTTGGGATGGGGCCatcttggctgctccaatgtGTAAG ATTGCTGAAGACATGAAACCAAATCCTTTGGTAATTTCGATATTGTCCAAACTGAGCGGAGTGATACCCTCGTGGAAGATCATCCCTGGTCAAGATATTATCGAGATTGCTTTTAAGCAGCCAGAAATTCGAAAGCAGGTTAGAGAGAATCGTTACTGTTACAAAGGACGTCCACGTTTGAAGACTGCTTATGAGCTACTGAGGGTCAGCACCGACCTCGAGAAGAGATTGAACGAg GTCTCTTTACCGTTTATAGTCTTGCACGGAGAAGACGATAAAGTCACAGACAAAGCGGTGAGTGGAGAGCTGTATGAGGTTGCGTCTAGTTGGGACAAGACTCTTAAGCTGTACCCTGGGATGTGGCACGGCTTACTCTATGGAGAGACACCAGAGAATATCGATCTTGTGTTTGCTGACATCATTGGTTGGTTGGACAAAAGAGCCTCTGATGGAAAGGGCGGGTCTGAATCTGAGAGGAAACGTAGAACTGGTGGTATCTCTTTGAAAGGGTAG
- the LOC109125053 gene encoding dirigent protein 9-like yields MAKALHITIILFLVSCNLLAFINSARLLDEIQPQPQLIPTGQIPTVAPTEAEEDDGSDDNPGLATTTPTASATTVPAGPAGATAGEHEPLLEFFMHDVLGGSHPSARVVTGIVAQTEVNGIPFSKASNSIFPVDNGVPLVNSNNINSVINPNTAPLLTGLGGAQTTTVIQNTNGNSNDALSANNLPFVTAGNLPPGAALQHLMFGTITVVDDELTESHELGSAVIGRAQGFYLASSLDGTSQTLSLTVLLHGEHDHHDTLDDAISFFGVHRTASHASQIAVIGGTGXTKAKQQQQLHSNLIALTKCFNASLYKLISAFIEEHQTQTKSQTRDNLRIQIKE; encoded by the coding sequence ATGGCCAAAGCTCTTCACATAACCATCATTCTCTTCCTCGTATCATGCAATCTCCTCGCATTCATCAACTCCGCTAGACTTCTTGACGAGATCCAACCTCAGCCTCAGTTGATCCCTACAGGCCAAATCCCCACGGTGGCTCCAACCGAAGCCGAGGAGGATGATGGATCCGATGACAATCCAGGACTCGCAACCACAACCCCAACTGCATCAGCAACTACAGTCCCAGCCGGTCCAGCAGGGGCTACAGCCGGTGAACACGAACCATTACTAGAGTTCTTTATGCACGACGTGCTAGGCGGGTCTCACCCATCGGCTCGTGTGGTTACCGGTATAGTAGCTCAAACTGAAGTGAACGGAATACCATTCTCAAAGGCCAGCAACAGCATTTTCCCAGTTGACAATGGAGTCCCACTGGTcaactcaaacaacatcaacagTGTCATTAACCCAAATACAGCTCCACTTCTCACCGGACTTGGCGGTGCTCAAACCACCACTGTAATCCAAAACACTAATGGGAATTCCAATGATGCTCTTAGCGCCAACAATCTCCCTTTTGTAACCGCCGGAAATCTCCCTCCTGGTGCTGCCCTCCAGCACCTCATGTTCGGAACCATCACTGTTGTGGACGATGAACTAACAGAAAGCCATGAGCTCGGCTCAGCTGTTATAGGAAGAGCTCAAGGCTTTTACTTGGCCAGTTCCCTGGACGGCACAAGCCAGACTCTTTCTCTGACCGTATTGCTACATGGAGAGCATGACCATCATGACACTTTAGATGACGCCATTAGTTTCTTTGGAGTTCACCGGACCGCCTCTCATGCCTCTCAGATTGCAGTTATTGGCGGGACTGGGNCAACTaaagcaaaacaacaacaacaactccacTCCAATCTCATCGCATTAACCAAATGTTTCAATGCTTCTTTATATAAACTCATTAGTGCATTCATCGAAGaacatcaaacacaaacaaaatcacaaaccaGAGACAACTTGAGAATCCAAATCAAAGAGTAA
- the LOC104782394 gene encoding dirigent protein 9, with amino-acid sequence MAKALHITIILFLVSCNLLAFINSARLLDEIQPQPQLIPTGQIPTVAPTEAEEDDGSDDNPGLATTTPTASATTVPAGPAGATAGEHEPLLEFFMHDVLGGSHPSARVVTGIVAQTEVNGIPFSKASNSIFPVDNGVPLVNSNNINSVINPNTAPLLTGLGGAQTTTVIQNTNGNSNDALSANNLPFVTAGNLPPGAALQHLMFGTITVVDDELTESHELGSAVIGRAQGFYLASSLDGTSQTLSLTVLLHGEHDHHDTLDDAISFFGVHRTASHASQIAVIGGTGKFEHAKGYAIVETLHNQDNQHITDGQDTILHFSVYLTYKA; translated from the coding sequence ATGGCCAAAGCTCTTCACATAACCATCATTCTCTTCCTCGTATCATGCAATCTCCTCGCATTCATCAACTCCGCTAGACTTCTTGACGAGATCCAACCTCAGCCTCAGTTGATCCCTACAGGCCAAATCCCCACGGTGGCTCCAACCGAAGCCGAGGAGGATGATGGATCCGATGACAATCCAGGACTCGCAACCACAACCCCAACTGCATCAGCAACTACAGTCCCAGCCGGTCCAGCAGGGGCTACAGCCGGTGAACACGAACCATTACTAGAGTTCTTTATGCACGACGTGCTAGGCGGGTCTCACCCATCGGCTCGTGTGGTTACCGGTATAGTAGCTCAAACTGAAGTGAACGGAATACCATTCTCAAAGGCCAGCAACAGCATTTTCCCAGTTGACAATGGAGTCCCACTGGTcaactcaaacaacatcaacagTGTCATTAACCCAAATACAGCTCCACTTCTCACCGGACTTGGCGGTGCTCAAACCACCACTGTAATCCAAAACACTAATGGGAATTCCAATGATGCTCTTAGCGCCAACAATCTCCCTTTTGTAACCGCCGGAAATCTCCCTCCTGGTGCTGCCCTCCAGCACCTCATGTTCGGAACCATCACTGTTGTGGACGATGAACTAACAGAAAGCCATGAGCTCGGCTCAGCTGTTATAGGAAGAGCTCAAGGCTTTTACTTGGCCAGTTCCCTGGACGGCACAAGCCAGACTCTTTCTCTGACCGTATTGCTACATGGAGAGCATGACCATCATGACACTTTAGATGACGCCATTAGTTTCTTTGGAGTTCACCGGACCGCCTCTCATGCCTCTCAGATTGCAGTTATTGGCGGGACTGGGAAGTTCGAGCACGCTAAAGGGTATGCCATAGTGGAAACTCTGCATAACCAGGACAACCAGCATATCACTGATGGTCAAGACACCATCCTCCATTTCAGTGTATACCTCACCTACAAAGCTTGA
- the LOC104782396 gene encoding uncharacterized protein LOC104782396, which produces MEFKEIRSVIERSMRYNELFQQPLHQEKMSVVKSSIQNSDSGFRVVPTKELCRVYLQKPNLLASKGVIDAQAKPPHRRFGRRYDQQNLKSTKLRHHHIHTSVNDPLKPKMEEKKDNSQRYFTPLGFSSASHLGYRKKGKDFLVEKSSKEMNNKLCDGTSSFGQKKERVVGEVKSSLMVSTSRDKVAADVNFRDASSSDFISKDKNDDCSNASPECQTNSEEAHQPSPVSVLEPMFYEDILDDSEDLDFQSLEEQLETLKSESASYSDGSGMEVSSDEESMVGSEVKESKDVEKIEFLDTQQSRDSSYIDDILAEAVQGDKIWVPDKRNLAISPKIFEKLEKKYYTETYWKSSERRILFDRVKSSLVEILESFSATPTWKKPVSRRLGTALSTFALKQELWKVLAKQEKRANKKSLAKVPVIDIDEWLELEADDESVVCELESMIVDDLLAEVVSFM; this is translated from the exons atggagTTTAAGGAGATTAGATCCGTGATTGAGAGATCTATGCGTTATAATGAACTGTTTCAACAACCTCTGCATCAAGAAAAGATGAGTGTTGTTAAGAGTTCTATCCAAAACTCCGATTCTGGTTTCAGAGTGGTTCCAACGAAGGAGCTCTGTCGAGTTTATCTCCAGAAACCCAATTTGTTGGCTTCTAAAGGTGTAATTGATGCACAAGCCAAGCCTCCTCACAGGAGATTTGGTAGGCGTTATGATCAGCAAAACTTGAAGTCGACGAAGCTGAGacatcatcatattcatacaaGTGTTAATGATCCTCTGAAACCCAAaatggaggagaagaaagataaTTCTCAGAGATATTTTACTCCTCTTGGTTTCAGTAGTGCTTCTCATTTGGGATATAGGAAGAAAGGAAAAGACTTTTTAGTTGAGAAGAGTTCCAAGGAAATGAATAATAAACTTTGTGATGGTACTTCTTCATTTGGTCagaagaaggagagagttgTGGGAGAAGTAAAATCCAGTTTGATGGTTAGTACATCTAGGGACAAAGTTGCAGCAGATGTGAATTTCAGGGATGCATCTTCTTCAGATTTCATTAGCAAG GATAAAAACGATGATTGTTCCAATGCATCTCCGGAATGTCAGACGAACTCAgaagaagctcatcaacctagtCCTGTTTCTGTTCTAGAGCCAATGTTTTACGAAGATATCTTAGACGACAGTGAAGATCTCGATTTTCAAA GTCTAGAGGAACAGCTTGAGACCCTGAAATCTGAATCTGCGAGTTATTCAGATGGGAGTGGGATGGAAGTATCGAGCGATGAGGAGTCTATGGTCGGTTCTGAAGTCAAAGAAAGCAAGGACGTTGAAAAAATTGAGTTCTTGGATACTCAACAAAGCAGGGACTCTTCGTACATTGATGATATCTTGGCTGAAGCTGTACAAGGGGACAAGATTTGGGTTCCTGACAAACGGAATTTAGCCATCAGCCCCAAAATCTTCGAGAAACTGGAGAAGAAGTATTACACAGAGACATATTGGAAGAGTTCTGAAAGAAGGATTTTGTTTGATAGAGTCAAGTCAAGCCTGGTCGAGATTCTAGAATCGTTTTCAGCTACACCGACATGGAAGAAACCCGTTTCTAGGAGGCTTGGCACTGCGCTAAGCACATTTGCACTGAAACAAGAACTCTGGAAAGTGCTTGCTAAGCAAGAGAAGCGAGCCAATAAGAAATCATTGGCCAAAGTGCCAGTCATAGACATTGATGAGTGGTTAGAACTTGAAGCTGATGATGAGTCAGTGGTTTGTGAATTAGAAAGTATGATAGTGGATGATTTGTTGGCTGAGGTTGTCAGCTTCATGTAG
- the LOC104782397 gene encoding ribonuclease H2 subunit C-like — translation MGTIDLRAAADGNLIADLSSQVHQLPCCIRFDGPADVSHYFKPKTSEVEIDGVRTEEAHFRGRKLQGATISLPSGYSGFVLGQASNLNANGKRKASSITEENPCWEAKAKFDNLTYWNHDNLPSKDDTFVRSFHWFNIAETLHKPVKVEDLVAAVSHGGKDQL, via the exons ATGGGAACCATAGACCTTAGAGCTGCTGCAGATGGAAACTTGATTGCGGATCTTAGTAGTCAAGTTCACCAGCTCCCTTGCTGCATTAGATTCGATGGTCCTGCTGATGTTTCCCACTATTTCAAGCCTAAAACCAGTG AGGTTGAAATTGATGGAGTAAGAACTGAAGAAGCTCATTTTAGAGGAAGGAAGTTGCAAGGAGCAACTATCTCACTCCCTAGTGGCTATTCTG GTTTTGTGCTTGGACAAGCGAGTAACCTGAATGCTAATGGAAAGAGAAAAGCTTCTAGTATCACGGAAGAGAACCCGTGTTGGGAAGCTAAGGCCAAATTCGATAACTTGACATACTGGAATCACGATAATCTCCCTTCAAAAGACGATACTTTTGTGCGGTCTTTTCACTGGTTTAACATTGCAGAAACG CTGCACAAGCCAGTGAAAGTTGAAGACTTGGTTGCAGCAGTCTCACATGGTGGAAAGGATCAACTATGA
- the LOC104782398 gene encoding metal tolerance protein 11: protein MVEPGINDSDEGISLLEFHGNGDRSWQLNFDDFQVSPAHKEKKTPSKLHNCLGCLGPEDNVADYYQQQVEMLEGFTEMDELAERGFVPGMSKEEQDSLAKSDTLAIRISNIANMVLFAAKVYASVTSGSLAIIASTLDSLLDLLSGFILWFSAFSIQTPTPYQYPIGKKRMQPLGILVFASVMATLGLQIILESLRTMLSSHKEFNLTKEQESWVVGIMLSVTLVKLLLVLYCRSFTNEIVKAYAQDHFFDVITNIIGLIAVILANYIDDWIDPVGAIILAIYTIRTWSMTVLENVNSLVGKSARPEYLQKLTYLCWNHHKAIRHIDTVRAYTFGSHYFVEVDIVLPSDMPLQVAHDIGESLQEKLELLEEIERAFVHLDYEYTHKPEHASRSHS from the exons ATGGTTGAGCCAGGTATTAACGATTCCGACGAAGGGATCTCGCTGCTCGAGTTTCACGGTAACGGTGACCGTTCCTGGCAGTTAAATTTCGATGATTTCCAAGTTTCTCCGGCgcacaaagagaagaagacgcCGAGCAAACTACACAACTGTCTTGGTTGTTTGG GTCCGGAAGACAATGTGGCAGATTATTACCAGCAGCAAGTAGAGATGCTTGAAGGCTTTACTGAAATGGATGAACTTGCTGAACGTGGCTTTGTTCCTGGAATGTCAAAG GAAGAGCAGGATAGTTTGGCTAAAAGCGACACATTGGCGATTAGAATATCCAACATTGCAAACATGGTTCTTTTTGCTGCTAAAGTCTATGCTTCTGTCACTAGTGGCTCTTTAGCGATCATTGCCTCCACTCTGGActctcttcttgatcttctttctGGCTTCATCCTGTGGTTTAGCGCCTTCTCTATTCAGACACCGACCCCGTATCAGTATCCCATTGGAAAGAAACGGATGCAACCACTG GGAATCCTAGTCTTTGCATCAGTGATGGCAACACTTGGGTTGCAGATTATCTTGGAATCTCTTCGCACAATGCTATCCAGC CACAAGGAGTTCAACCTAACAAAAGAGCAAGAGAGTTGGGTGGTTGGGATCATGCTTTCTGTTACATTGGTCAAACTGCTTCTGGTCCTTTACTGCAGATCATTCACTAACGAGATCGTTAAAGCTTATGCTCAAGATCACTTCTTCGACGTCATCACAAACATCATTGGACTCATTGCAGTAATCCTCGCCAATTACATTGATGATTGGATCGATCCAGTTGGAGCTATCATT CTTGCAATATACACGATTCGTACATGGTCAATGACGGTATTGGAGAACGTGAACTCTCTTGTTGGGAAATCAGCAAGACCAGAGTATCTGCAGAAACTAACTTACCTGTGTTGGAACCACCACAAGGCCATTAGGCACATCGACACAGTGAGGGCTTACACATTTGgatctcattattttgtggaGGTTGACATCGTTCTTCCTTCTGACATGCCTCTGCAAGTGGCTCACGACATTGGAGAATCGCTGCAAGAAAAGCTCGAGCTGCTAGAGGAGATCGAAAGGGCTTTTGTGCATCTTGATTATGAGTACACTCACAAACCCGAGCATGCTAGTAGATCCCACAGTTAG
- the LOC104782399 gene encoding 60S ribosomal protein L23a-1 — protein MSPAKVDTTKKADPKAKALKAAKAVKSGQTFKKKDKKVRTKVTFHRPKTLTLPRNPKYDRISATPRNKLDHYQILKYPLTTESAMKKIEDNNTLVFIVDIRADKKKIKDAVKKMYDIQTKKVNTLIRPDGTKKAYVRLTPDYDALDVANKIGII, from the exons ATGTCTCCGGCTAAAG TTGATACTACGAAGAAGGCCGATCCTAAGGCCAAGGCATTGAAGGCGGCAAAGGCTGTGAAGTCTGGCCAAACCTTCAAGAAGAAGGACAAGAAGGTTAGGACTAAGGTCACCTTCCACAGGCCAAAGACTCTTACCTTGCCCAGAAACCCTAAGTACGACAGAATCAGTGCTACTCCAAGGAACAAGTTGGATCATTACCAAATCCTTAAGTACCCACTCACCACCGAGTCTGCGATGAAGAAGATTGAAGACAACAACACCCTTGTCTTCATTGTTGACATTCGTGCtgacaagaagaagattaaggaTGCTGTTAAGAAGATGTATGACATCCAGACTAAGAAGGTCAACACCCTCATCAG GCCGGATGGAACCAAGAAGGCTTACGTGAGGCTTACACCTGACTACGACGCTTTGGATGTTGCTAACAAAATAGGCATCATCTAA
- the LOC104782400 gene encoding photosynthetic NDH subunit of lumenal location 1, chloroplastic isoform X1, with protein sequence MAVSSLSIRYGFSPTISHKTQILSPNPSLKACCLLSSGDKVVSSENTYQKGSGSTWNRRQALVGVGTLVATSIPATLLLAEEIPKSYSAFVDREDGYSYYYPSDWREFDFRAHDSAFKDRYLQLQNVRVRFIPTEKNDIREVGPMEEVVYDLVKHKYAAPNQVATIYDMKERVEDGRNYYTFEYGLRTPIYATTSFATVAVGNNRYYTLIVGANERRWRKVKKQLQVVADSLKILEI encoded by the exons ATGGCAGTCTCTTCACTGTCAATACGCTATGGTTTCTCACCAACTATCTCCCACAAG ACACAGATACTCAGTCCAAATCCATCACTCAAAGCTTGTTGTTTATTATCATCCGGTGACAAGGTTGTTTCCTCGGAGAATA CTTACCAAAAAGGCAGCGGAAGCACTTGGAATAGAAGGCAAGCTCTTGTTGGAGTAGGAACCTTAGTGGCAACTTCAATTCCAGCAACTTTGCTTCTTGCTGAAG AGATACCAAAAAGCTACTCGGCTTTTGTGGATAGAGAAGACGGGTATTCTTATTATTACCCATCAGACTGGAGG GAATTTGACTTCAGGGCACATGATTCAGCCTTCAAAGATAGATACCTGCAACTGCAGAATGTTCGGGTCAGGTTCATACCAACAGAGAAAAATGACATCCGTGAAGTAGGTCCTATGGAAGAG GTGGTTTATGATCTAGTGAAGCATAAGTATGCAGCACCAAACCAAGTAGCTACCATCTACGATATGAAAGAG AGGGTGGAGGATGGAAGGAACTACTACACGTTTGAGTATGGACTAAGAACTCCCATCTATGCAACCACTTCCTTTGCAACAGTGGCAGTTGGAAACA ACAGATACTACACACTCATAGTTGGAGCAAACGAGAGGAGGTGGAGGAAAGTGAAAAAGCAGCTTCAAGTTGTAGCTGACTCTTTGAAGATCCTTGAGATTTGA
- the LOC104782400 gene encoding photosynthetic NDH subunit of lumenal location 1, chloroplastic isoform X2, which produces MAVSSLSIRYGFSPTISHKTQILSPNPSLKACCLLSSGDKVVSSENSSGSTWNRRQALVGVGTLVATSIPATLLLAEEIPKSYSAFVDREDGYSYYYPSDWREFDFRAHDSAFKDRYLQLQNVRVRFIPTEKNDIREVGPMEEVVYDLVKHKYAAPNQVATIYDMKERVEDGRNYYTFEYGLRTPIYATTSFATVAVGNNRYYTLIVGANERRWRKVKKQLQVVADSLKILEI; this is translated from the exons ATGGCAGTCTCTTCACTGTCAATACGCTATGGTTTCTCACCAACTATCTCCCACAAG ACACAGATACTCAGTCCAAATCCATCACTCAAAGCTTGTTGTTTATTATCATCCGGTGACAAGGTTGTTTCCTCGGAGAATA GCAGCGGAAGCACTTGGAATAGAAGGCAAGCTCTTGTTGGAGTAGGAACCTTAGTGGCAACTTCAATTCCAGCAACTTTGCTTCTTGCTGAAG AGATACCAAAAAGCTACTCGGCTTTTGTGGATAGAGAAGACGGGTATTCTTATTATTACCCATCAGACTGGAGG GAATTTGACTTCAGGGCACATGATTCAGCCTTCAAAGATAGATACCTGCAACTGCAGAATGTTCGGGTCAGGTTCATACCAACAGAGAAAAATGACATCCGTGAAGTAGGTCCTATGGAAGAG GTGGTTTATGATCTAGTGAAGCATAAGTATGCAGCACCAAACCAAGTAGCTACCATCTACGATATGAAAGAG AGGGTGGAGGATGGAAGGAACTACTACACGTTTGAGTATGGACTAAGAACTCCCATCTATGCAACCACTTCCTTTGCAACAGTGGCAGTTGGAAACA ACAGATACTACACACTCATAGTTGGAGCAAACGAGAGGAGGTGGAGGAAAGTGAAAAAGCAGCTTCAAGTTGTAGCTGACTCTTTGAAGATCCTTGAGATTTGA